One window of the Shewanella khirikhana genome contains the following:
- a CDS encoding alpha/beta hydrolase family protein, which produces MKKLSAIALSLAFAGVSSAALASGAEPFTVQHLVKLNKMHSQALSPDGSKLVYGLKEINDDGSSESNLFLLDLTNPKAAPLQLTSAKGTEHDVVFTADGKSILFLAGRDGTSQLYRLPLNGGEAVKVSDLPLDINGIKLSPDGSKLAMTLRVFPECDTLECSKDKFDAEAKRKSTGREYSQLMVRHWDTWHDHARNHLFVADISGNSMGAPVNVTKGLDTEVPPKPFSGMEEVAFTSDSQYLVYSAKAPSKDQAWTTNYDLWKVSVKGGKTENLTAKNTAWDAQPAFSSDGAYMAYLAMKRPGFEADRYAIMLRDLKTGQEKEVAPLWDRSPSSIQFADDNRTLYVTAQDVGQVSIFEVNTQFGDVRPIYNDGSNSLIGLAGDKLVFTHRSLVEPGDVFTIGKDGDRLTRLTEVNKDKLAKIKFGEFQQFSFKGWNNETVHGYWIKPANYKEGKKYPVAYLVHGGPQGSFGNSFSHRWNAQLWAGAGYGVVMVDFHGSTGYGQAFTDSISQDWGGKPLEDLQKGLAAVGSQQKWLDVNNACALGGSYGGYMMNWIQGNWNDGFKCLVNHAGLFDMRSMYHVTEELWFPEYEFGGTYQKSRDLYEKFNPVNYVENWKTPMLVIHGEKDFRVPYDQGLAAFSFMQRNDIPSELLIFPDENHWILNPENLQQWYAKVLGWMDRWTAK; this is translated from the coding sequence ATGAAGAAATTAAGCGCTATCGCCCTGTCGCTGGCATTCGCCGGTGTTTCAAGTGCGGCTCTCGCCTCCGGCGCCGAGCCATTCACGGTTCAACATCTGGTAAAGCTCAACAAAATGCACTCGCAGGCACTGTCTCCCGACGGCAGCAAACTGGTGTATGGCCTCAAAGAAATCAATGATGATGGCAGCAGCGAGTCCAACCTGTTCCTGCTGGATTTGACCAATCCCAAAGCCGCGCCGCTGCAGCTGACCAGTGCCAAGGGCACCGAGCACGATGTGGTATTTACCGCCGATGGTAAATCCATTCTGTTTTTGGCCGGTCGCGATGGCACCAGCCAGCTGTACCGCCTGCCATTAAACGGTGGCGAAGCGGTGAAGGTGTCTGATTTGCCGCTTGATATCAATGGTATCAAGCTGTCCCCAGACGGTAGCAAGCTGGCCATGACCTTAAGAGTGTTCCCTGAGTGTGACACGCTGGAATGTTCAAAAGACAAGTTCGATGCCGAAGCCAAGCGCAAGAGCACTGGCCGCGAATACAGCCAACTGATGGTGCGCCACTGGGATACCTGGCATGACCACGCCCGCAATCACCTGTTTGTGGCCGATATCAGCGGCAACAGCATGGGCGCCCCGGTTAACGTGACCAAGGGCCTGGATACCGAAGTGCCGCCCAAGCCATTTTCCGGCATGGAAGAAGTGGCCTTTACCAGCGACAGCCAGTATCTGGTGTACAGCGCCAAGGCACCCTCCAAAGATCAGGCCTGGACCACCAACTACGATCTGTGGAAAGTGAGCGTGAAGGGCGGTAAGACCGAGAACCTGACCGCCAAGAACACCGCCTGGGATGCCCAGCCTGCCTTTAGCAGCGACGGCGCTTATATGGCTTATCTGGCGATGAAGCGCCCCGGTTTTGAAGCCGATCGCTATGCCATAATGCTTCGGGATCTGAAAACCGGTCAGGAAAAGGAAGTGGCGCCTCTGTGGGACAGAAGCCCATCGTCAATCCAGTTTGCCGATGATAACCGCACCCTGTATGTGACGGCGCAGGACGTGGGTCAGGTATCGATTTTTGAAGTGAACACCCAGTTTGGCGATGTGCGTCCCATCTACAACGATGGCAGCAACAGCCTGATTGGCCTTGCCGGTGACAAGCTGGTGTTTACCCACCGCAGCCTGGTTGAGCCTGGTGATGTGTTTACCATCGGCAAAGATGGCGATCGCCTGACCCGTTTGACCGAAGTAAACAAAGACAAACTCGCCAAAATCAAATTCGGTGAGTTCCAGCAGTTCTCCTTCAAGGGCTGGAACAACGAAACCGTACACGGCTACTGGATCAAGCCTGCCAATTATAAAGAAGGCAAAAAATATCCTGTCGCCTATCTGGTACACGGTGGTCCGCAGGGCTCCTTTGGTAACAGCTTCAGCCACCGCTGGAATGCCCAGCTGTGGGCCGGTGCCGGTTACGGTGTGGTGATGGTGGATTTCCACGGCTCTACCGGTTATGGCCAGGCCTTTACCGATTCCATTTCCCAGGATTGGGGCGGTAAGCCACTGGAAGATCTGCAAAAAGGTCTTGCGGCGGTTGGCAGCCAGCAGAAGTGGCTGGACGTGAACAACGCCTGTGCCCTCGGCGGCTCCTATGGCGGCTACATGATGAACTGGATCCAGGGTAACTGGAACGATGGCTTCAAGTGTCTGGTAAACCACGCGGGTCTGTTCGACATGCGCTCTATGTACCATGTGACTGAAGAGCTGTGGTTCCCTGAGTACGAGTTCGGCGGTACTTATCAAAAGAGCCGCGATCTGTACGAGAAGTTCAACCCGGTCAACTATGTTGAAAACTGGAAAACCCCAATGCTGGTGATCCACGGTGAGAAGGACTTCCGCGTACCTTATGATCAGGGTCTGGCGGCATTCAGCTTTATGCAGCGCAACGACATTCCGTCTGAGCTGCTGATTTTCCCAGACGAAAACCACTGGATCCTCAACCCTGAAAACCTGCAGCAATGGTATGCCAAGGTACTGGGTTGGATGGACCGCTGGACCGCTAAATAA
- the mdoH gene encoding glucans biosynthesis glucosyltransferase MdoH encodes MSNLLDTEAVTLAGDSAMPPERPGDMPAQSLKAFSEGFPRTPVQPKALKSNPVKRWSVVGSALLLSAFAIYEMRGVFLVGGLTPLEYAVLVLFAVNFCWIALAFCAGVAGLISLIKQAFNARKAQGCDTEAPFVPLQAKTAILMPTYNESPDRVFAAVEAMSLSLAARPEGDAFDWFILSDTTDPDIALAEEHAFWLLREATAGKARVYYRRRRKNIARKAGNVADFCRRWGSSYQHLLVLDADSVMETSTMVSLARRMEADPDSGLIQTIPALIRGTTLMARVQQFAARFYGPVIGTGLAWWVQKEGNFWGHNAIIRTEAFMKAAGLPHLSGKPPFGGHIMSHDFVEAALIRRAGWSVKIAADLAGSYEECPPSIIDMAVRDRRWCQGNLQHSRVVGAKGLHWVSRMHLVTGIMSYLSSPFWLLLILSGLLLALQAHYIRPEYFTDQFSLFPTWPVMDSDRALRLFYITMGILFGPKVFGLLVLFFDSKTCKALGGRFKVILSTITEVILSALIAPIMMFIHCGAVLSILFGRDSGWSPQRRDDGSLPWKDLIYRHRWHMVAGLLLGYAAMLDSLTLLAWMSPALIGLWLAVPLSAATASGPIGEWFKARKILATPEEVQEPQIVTEAANRRELYARALESSWNMPLLLARPELMALHMSIMDKLPTHVPGSAIEPLEAIARVKVQEGQCQTSLLALLSRQELSYVLGNPLLLKHMQSLPEAYADDDLVTIC; translated from the coding sequence ATGAGCAATTTGCTTGATACCGAAGCTGTCACCCTCGCGGGTGACAGTGCCATGCCGCCTGAGCGCCCCGGGGACATGCCTGCCCAGTCGCTGAAGGCATTTTCCGAAGGCTTTCCGCGCACGCCGGTGCAGCCCAAGGCGCTGAAATCCAATCCGGTTAAACGCTGGAGCGTGGTGGGCTCGGCGCTGCTATTGTCGGCTTTTGCCATTTATGAGATGCGCGGCGTGTTCCTGGTGGGCGGCTTAACTCCGCTGGAATATGCGGTGCTGGTGCTGTTTGCGGTTAACTTCTGCTGGATTGCGCTGGCGTTTTGCGCCGGGGTTGCGGGGCTTATCTCGCTGATTAAGCAGGCCTTCAATGCCCGAAAGGCGCAGGGCTGCGACACTGAGGCGCCATTCGTGCCGCTTCAGGCAAAAACCGCCATTTTGATGCCGACCTACAATGAGTCGCCGGACCGGGTGTTTGCCGCGGTGGAGGCTATGTCACTTTCGCTCGCAGCGCGTCCGGAAGGGGATGCCTTTGACTGGTTCATTCTGAGCGATACCACGGATCCCGACATTGCCCTGGCCGAAGAGCACGCCTTTTGGCTGCTGCGCGAAGCCACCGCCGGTAAGGCGCGGGTTTATTATCGTCGCCGTCGTAAAAATATCGCCCGCAAGGCCGGTAACGTGGCCGATTTTTGTCGCCGCTGGGGCAGCAGTTATCAGCATCTTTTGGTGCTGGATGCCGACAGCGTGATGGAAACGTCCACCATGGTTTCGTTGGCGCGGCGCATGGAAGCCGATCCGGACTCGGGTCTTATCCAGACCATTCCGGCGCTTATCCGCGGCACTACCCTGATGGCGCGGGTGCAGCAGTTTGCAGCGCGTTTCTATGGCCCTGTGATTGGTACCGGGCTTGCGTGGTGGGTGCAAAAAGAAGGTAACTTCTGGGGCCACAATGCGATTATTCGCACCGAGGCCTTTATGAAGGCGGCGGGTTTGCCCCATTTGTCCGGGAAACCACCCTTTGGCGGCCATATCATGAGCCACGACTTTGTCGAGGCGGCGCTTATTCGCCGTGCTGGCTGGAGCGTGAAGATTGCCGCCGATCTGGCCGGATCCTATGAAGAGTGTCCGCCGTCAATTATCGATATGGCGGTGCGCGATCGGCGCTGGTGTCAGGGCAACCTGCAGCACAGCCGCGTGGTCGGCGCCAAGGGGCTGCATTGGGTTAGCCGTATGCATCTGGTGACAGGGATTATGTCGTACCTGTCATCGCCTTTCTGGCTGCTGCTGATTTTATCGGGCTTGTTGCTGGCGCTGCAGGCGCACTACATCCGTCCTGAATACTTTACCGATCAGTTTTCGCTGTTCCCAACCTGGCCTGTGATGGACTCTGACAGGGCATTGCGACTTTTCTATATCACCATGGGTATCTTGTTTGGGCCCAAGGTGTTTGGCCTCTTGGTGCTGTTTTTCGACAGTAAAACCTGTAAGGCGCTGGGCGGTCGCTTCAAGGTGATACTGAGCACCATCACCGAAGTCATTCTCTCGGCGCTGATTGCCCCCATCATGATGTTCATCCACTGCGGCGCCGTGCTGTCGATTCTGTTTGGCCGCGACAGCGGCTGGTCGCCCCAGCGCCGTGATGATGGCAGTCTGCCTTGGAAAGACCTTATCTACCGTCATCGCTGGCATATGGTGGCAGGCTTGCTGCTTGGCTATGCCGCTATGCTGGACTCGCTGACGCTGCTGGCCTGGATGTCACCGGCGCTGATTGGCCTTTGGCTGGCGGTGCCGCTGTCGGCGGCCACGGCGTCTGGCCCCATTGGCGAGTGGTTCAAGGCCCGTAAGATCCTGGCCACCCCGGAAGAGGTGCAAGAGCCGCAAATCGTTACTGAAGCCGCAAACCGGCGCGAACTGTACGCAAGGGCGCTGGAAAGCAGCTGGAATATGCCGCTGCTGCTGGCAAGGCCCGAGCTGATGGCGCTGCATATGAGCATTATGGATAAACTGCCGACCCATGTACCTGGCAGTGCAATTGAGCCGCTGGAAGCCATTGCGCGGGTGAAGGTACAGGAAGGCCAGTGCCAGACCAGTTTGCTTGCGCTGCTGAGCCGTCAGGAGCTCAGTTATGTGCTGGGTAACCCTTTGCTGCTAAAACACATGCAAAGCTTACCTGAGGCCTATGCCGACGATGATTTGGTGACTATCTGCTAA
- a CDS encoding glucan biosynthesis protein G: protein MVRSHRATSSSPKALGALLLGASVLSSISAFAAEPEPVPVRVKAEMPPKPVKPGQVRFAKTGSFDADTVVRLARQLSAKPYVALSDPLPGSLANISYDEYRDIRFKSDAAIWKQEGLPYQMQLFHRGFYFQDLIEIAVVEGKKATHLSYDSSLFSAGDVLREKLPTEDIGYSGLRIHYPINNPEYFDELFVFQGASYFRALGKGNAYGLSARGLAIKTADTAGEEFPVFRAFWIEKPNLETNLIVVHALLDSPSVAGAYRFSIRPGENTRMDVEAVLFPRVELAKVGLAPSTSMYMHSPNGRHLTDDFRPAVHDSDGLLMINGRGERLWRPLANPKDLQISAFMDNSPQGFGLMQRERDYVNYQDLEANYERRPSLWVEPVGNWGAGAVVLTEIPTQSEIHDNIVAFWKPRQPLAAGSEYRFAYHLSWGANPAPVENSVIVSRTASGRADIAKPTPKRLFVVDYEVKGEKPAKLPKAKIEVSQGEVSNVVIRENPKSNGYRLSFEFDPGEFRMAEFRAELKFDEPKSVETWLYRWTL, encoded by the coding sequence ATGGTTCGTTCTCATCGTGCCACCAGTTCATCACCAAAGGCTCTGGGTGCCTTGCTGCTTGGCGCCTCTGTGCTGTCTTCAATTTCTGCTTTTGCCGCCGAGCCGGAACCGGTTCCCGTGCGGGTGAAGGCAGAAATGCCGCCCAAACCGGTTAAACCCGGGCAGGTGCGCTTTGCCAAAACCGGCAGTTTTGATGCCGATACTGTCGTGAGACTGGCCCGTCAACTGTCGGCAAAACCCTATGTTGCCTTGAGCGATCCGCTGCCCGGCAGCCTCGCCAACATCAGCTACGATGAGTACCGTGACATTCGTTTTAAAAGCGATGCCGCCATCTGGAAACAAGAGGGGCTGCCTTACCAGATGCAGCTGTTTCACCGCGGCTTTTATTTCCAGGATCTGATTGAGATTGCGGTGGTTGAAGGCAAAAAGGCCACCCACCTGTCCTATGATTCAAGCCTGTTCAGTGCCGGTGATGTGCTGCGTGAAAAACTGCCTACCGAAGACATAGGTTACAGTGGTCTGCGTATCCACTATCCAATTAATAATCCTGAATATTTTGACGAGCTGTTTGTTTTTCAGGGGGCCAGCTATTTTCGCGCCCTCGGTAAAGGCAATGCCTATGGTCTGTCTGCCCGTGGTCTTGCCATCAAGACCGCCGATACCGCCGGGGAAGAGTTCCCGGTGTTTCGTGCCTTCTGGATTGAAAAGCCGAATCTTGAAACCAATCTGATTGTGGTGCATGCACTGCTGGATAGCCCAAGCGTGGCCGGTGCCTACCGTTTCTCTATCCGCCCCGGTGAAAACACCCGTATGGACGTGGAAGCCGTGCTGTTCCCTCGGGTTGAACTGGCCAAGGTGGGTCTTGCCCCCAGCACCAGTATGTATATGCACTCGCCCAATGGCCGTCATCTGACCGATGATTTCCGTCCTGCCGTGCATGACTCTGACGGGCTTTTAATGATAAACGGCCGTGGCGAGCGTCTGTGGCGCCCGCTGGCGAATCCAAAGGATCTGCAGATCAGCGCCTTTATGGATAACTCGCCCCAGGGTTTCGGTCTGATGCAGCGTGAGCGTGATTACGTTAACTATCAGGACCTTGAAGCCAACTACGAGCGTCGTCCAAGTCTGTGGGTTGAACCTGTAGGTAACTGGGGCGCCGGTGCAGTGGTACTGACCGAAATCCCAACCCAGTCAGAAATTCACGACAACATAGTGGCGTTCTGGAAGCCGCGCCAGCCATTGGCCGCTGGCAGCGAATACCGCTTTGCTTATCACCTGTCATGGGGCGCAAATCCGGCGCCGGTGGAAAACTCGGTCATAGTGTCCCGCACCGCCAGCGGCCGCGCCGACATTGCCAAGCCTACGCCCAAGCGCCTGTTTGTGGTGGACTATGAGGTAAAAGGCGAGAAGCCCGCCAAGTTGCCCAAGGCCAAGATTGAAGTGAGCCAGGGCGAAGTGAGCAATGTGGTTATCCGTGAAAACCCCAAATCAAACGGCTACCGTTTGTCGTTTGAGTTCGATCCGGGCGAGTTCCGCATGGCCGAGTTTCGCGCCGAGCTTAAGTTTGACGAGCCTAAAAGCGTCGAAACCTGGCTCTATCGCTGGACGCTCTGA